A portion of the Citrobacter rodentium NBRC 105723 = DSM 16636 genome contains these proteins:
- a CDS encoding PAAR-like domain-containing protein, with amino-acid sequence MAKNYIARQDGLWTVVSLTPDVCKTPIGPATPPVPYPVTASLGDAVQTVPSVKANGRPVLILNQSFIPRTKGDGPGVAKGIKSGTVGDICEPLEHSTTFYVSGQPVLRHYDQFWMNARNTTGLIIGQPPAASVSAEGADPVINSETAEEQAFMDTLYRTFENEADARRQAAQSMTETAVKIKEAATDFFTDHTPDGVMNSQAIGAMLNASTRYSTTPEAAQKMAEQIGGEALDTFNAINTPENQGMLTAAQSIFMAFSLRTAGGADMDGAIIKGKEKVKAGQGDELDCSFLICRSDPVDVASGSLIQQLNVLHIPGSVPLGLSRSYRSRAKRKGLFGNMWSDDWSQSLLLQNGNLYFTNHEGVVLCYPVPQDGIFRGAVNPRQVCYRLCGNINSELTIFDRRSQQTLVFSPAGSGTYPLSAIHDSYGNRADFHRTDDLLTEIRHSDGYTLALAWQQQQLMHIDLTAPQQQRLVTCQYDDNGFLTECDTFQFTHIGHEYSSEGFMTCWRDTDKTRVSYRYDNAGRVTEVSTPEGYYDDRFIYNDQERCTTYTDAEGGETRFWYNEDGLVTRSLDPLGREETSVWKNTQLQSRTDALGRTTQYQYNDDGDISQVALPGGHSLYYDYNESGQLTRLTLPGEQVWQWDYDDRGSMVSLTDPQGRRQQFSYSEHGDLLRQIMPGGVTWQWDYDALHRLRETTAPDGGVTQTEQDMLGRLLSVQDPLGFTTQFRHSKHHAGPQGSVEEIHRPDGVRELMRQNSEKLPESVTDGEGRTTRYEYGAFDLLTAIIRPDGERLECRYDKLTRLTEIINAEGESYRLTYDKAGQLVAETDFTGRTLTYSYDAAGRCIRTTFPDGTRLNRRYNVTDQVTDEEVTQGDSDRVLSRTTFRYDTLCRLVEAKNDDATVTLEYDSAGRLTAETLNGRRTEYRYDAERDYVTQRTTAGITERFTRSLTGKLSSWQLADHAPLTLEHDLCGRETARRSDAGFSLRQSHTPTGMLAEQQAGDLTEPDPHYRRNSTLHRQWLYDRAYNLTMVCDSHRGTMVNSLTANDQISHATRTGSSAIPMREERFTYDKNLNIARRQTWMNEVMESETHQRQQHGRVTSRKYRVWRHTTSRINPDSGMPEEGKFVRVIRDERTTWKYDVNGRLVEKRVGKSGYRPLTWRYRWDARSQLTGLETPEGERWEYKYDPFGRRISKRCINRDKPGAGFHWNGDQLTEEIPAGTEGKPEYRNAIRWIYEPGSFPPLARYEKGRLHYVITDITGRIQELLTEDGTIVWRGEQQLWGREEGRNRDDAPACRLRFPGQYEDEESGLYYNRFRYYDCEAGQYLCADPVGLAGGLNPYGYVNNPLKYIDPLGLNPLALPAPTSLEPWGTGATLNSIQIPKGGIIVEMAMSPGQSTPGGWATLDHIPDVNYVRNELAVIPEFKPEISHVQKFYIPEGVQIQTGSVGPQVSGGKIYPGGGTQVQILNYRDRAKLVPVGKPRKIYSDKCGG; translated from the coding sequence ATGGCGAAAAATTATATCGCCCGTCAGGACGGGCTGTGGACGGTGGTCAGCCTGACGCCGGATGTCTGTAAAACCCCGATCGGTCCCGCCACGCCGCCCGTCCCCTATCCGGTGACCGCCAGCCTTGGCGATGCCGTACAGACTGTGCCGTCGGTGAAAGCCAACGGACGGCCGGTACTGATACTGAACCAGAGTTTCATTCCCCGGACAAAAGGCGATGGGCCGGGCGTGGCTAAGGGGATTAAAAGTGGTACGGTGGGCGACATCTGCGAACCGCTGGAGCACAGTACAACCTTTTATGTAAGTGGCCAGCCGGTTCTCCGCCACTATGACCAGTTCTGGATGAATGCCCGCAACACCACCGGCCTGATTATCGGGCAGCCTCCCGCCGCCAGCGTGTCGGCAGAAGGGGCTGATCCTGTTATCAATTCTGAAACGGCGGAAGAACAGGCGTTTATGGACACCCTGTACCGCACTTTTGAAAATGAAGCTGATGCACGGCGCCAGGCGGCACAGTCCATGACTGAGACGGCGGTAAAAATAAAGGAAGCGGCGACTGATTTTTTTACCGACCATACGCCCGATGGCGTAATGAACAGTCAGGCTATCGGCGCAATGCTCAATGCTTCAACCCGTTACAGCACCACGCCGGAAGCTGCGCAGAAGATGGCTGAGCAGATTGGCGGGGAAGCGCTGGATACCTTTAATGCCATTAATACACCTGAAAATCAGGGAATGCTGACTGCCGCGCAAAGCATATTTATGGCTTTTTCGCTGAGAACCGCTGGTGGTGCAGATATGGATGGCGCCATTATTAAAGGAAAAGAAAAAGTAAAAGCAGGGCAAGGGGATGAACTTGACTGCAGTTTTCTGATATGTCGCAGCGACCCGGTTGATGTGGCGTCCGGCAGTCTGATTCAGCAGCTTAATGTCCTGCATATACCCGGGTCTGTACCTCTCGGTCTGTCACGATCCTATCGCTCCCGGGCAAAAAGGAAGGGGCTGTTTGGTAATATGTGGTCAGATGACTGGTCCCAGTCGCTGCTGTTACAAAACGGTAATTTATATTTTACTAACCATGAAGGTGTGGTGCTCTGTTATCCCGTCCCACAGGACGGTATTTTTCGGGGAGCAGTCAATCCTCGTCAGGTATGTTACCGGCTGTGCGGTAACATAAACAGTGAACTCACCATTTTCGATCGCCGCTCACAGCAGACGCTAGTATTTTCTCCCGCAGGCTCCGGCACGTATCCGCTGTCCGCCATTCATGACAGTTACGGTAACCGGGCTGATTTTCACCGCACAGATGACCTGCTGACAGAAATCCGCCACAGTGATGGCTACACGCTTGCGCTTGCCTGGCAGCAACAGCAGTTAATGCACATTGACCTGACGGCCCCGCAACAACAGCGTCTCGTCACCTGTCAGTACGATGATAATGGCTTCCTGACAGAGTGCGACACCTTCCAGTTCACTCATATAGGGCATGAATACTCTTCAGAAGGGTTTATGACCTGCTGGCGGGACACGGACAAAACACGGGTCAGTTATCGCTATGACAACGCCGGGAGAGTCACGGAAGTTTCCACACCGGAAGGGTATTACGATGACCGCTTTATCTATAACGACCAGGAACGCTGCACCACCTACACCGACGCAGAAGGCGGCGAAACCCGTTTCTGGTACAACGAAGACGGCCTCGTCACCCGCAGCCTCGACCCGCTGGGGCGTGAAGAAACCTCCGTATGGAAGAACACGCAACTGCAGTCCCGCACCGATGCCCTGGGGCGCACCACGCAATATCAGTACAACGACGACGGCGATATCTCTCAGGTTGCCCTGCCGGGCGGCCACAGCCTGTATTACGACTACAACGAGTCCGGACAGCTCACCCGCCTGACGCTGCCCGGCGAACAGGTCTGGCAGTGGGACTATGACGACCGCGGCAGCATGGTCAGCCTGACTGACCCGCAGGGCCGCCGTCAGCAGTTCAGCTACAGCGAACACGGCGACCTGCTGCGGCAGATTATGCCGGGCGGCGTCACCTGGCAGTGGGATTACGATGCCCTGCACCGGCTGCGGGAAACCACCGCCCCGGATGGCGGCGTGACGCAGACGGAACAGGATATGCTGGGCCGCCTGCTGAGCGTGCAGGACCCGCTGGGCTTCACCACGCAGTTCCGCCACAGTAAACATCATGCCGGGCCGCAGGGCAGCGTGGAGGAAATCCACCGTCCGGACGGCGTGCGCGAACTGATGCGCCAGAACAGCGAAAAGCTGCCGGAAAGCGTCACCGATGGCGAGGGGCGGACCACCCGCTATGAGTACGGCGCCTTTGACCTGCTGACCGCCATCATCCGTCCGGACGGCGAACGGCTGGAGTGCCGCTATGATAAGCTCACCCGCCTGACGGAAATCATTAATGCAGAAGGTGAAAGCTACCGCCTGACTTACGACAAAGCCGGACAGCTTGTCGCTGAAACCGACTTTACCGGACGCACGCTGACCTACAGCTATGATGCCGCCGGGCGCTGTATCCGCACCACCTTCCCGGACGGCACCCGCCTTAACCGCCGCTATAACGTCACCGACCAGGTGACTGACGAGGAGGTGACGCAGGGCGACAGCGACCGGGTACTCAGCCGCACCACCTTCCGCTATGACACGCTCTGCCGTCTGGTGGAGGCGAAAAATGACGATGCCACCGTCACCCTCGAATACGACAGTGCCGGGAGGCTCACCGCCGAAACCCTCAACGGCAGGCGTACGGAGTACCGGTATGATGCGGAGCGGGATTACGTCACGCAGCGCACCACCGCCGGTATCACGGAGCGCTTCACCCGCAGCCTGACGGGGAAACTGTCATCATGGCAGCTGGCTGACCACGCCCCGCTGACACTGGAACACGACCTGTGCGGCCGGGAGACTGCCCGGCGCAGCGATGCCGGATTCAGCCTGCGCCAGAGCCACACCCCCACCGGGATGCTGGCGGAGCAGCAGGCCGGCGACCTCACGGAACCGGACCCGCACTACCGGCGCAACAGCACCCTGCACCGCCAGTGGCTGTATGACAGGGCGTACAACCTGACAATGGTCTGCGACTCACACCGGGGGACGATGGTCAACAGCCTCACGGCAAACGACCAGATAAGCCACGCCACCCGGACCGGCAGCAGTGCCATCCCGATGCGTGAGGAGCGCTTCACTTACGACAAAAACCTGAATATCGCCCGTCGCCAGACCTGGATGAATGAGGTGATGGAAAGTGAGACGCACCAGCGCCAGCAGCATGGCCGGGTGACGTCGCGGAAGTACAGAGTCTGGCGGCACACCACCTCGCGCATCAACCCGGACAGCGGGATGCCGGAAGAAGGGAAGTTTGTCCGGGTTATCCGGGATGAACGGACCACCTGGAAATATGACGTGAATGGCCGTCTGGTGGAAAAGCGGGTCGGTAAAAGCGGTTACCGCCCGCTCACGTGGCGCTACCGCTGGGATGCCAGAAGTCAGCTGACCGGGCTGGAGACACCGGAGGGCGAACGCTGGGAATATAAATATGACCCGTTCGGGCGCAGAATCAGCAAGCGCTGCATTAACCGGGACAAACCCGGCGCCGGCTTTCACTGGAACGGCGACCAGCTGACGGAGGAAATCCCGGCAGGCACGGAGGGCAAACCGGAATACAGGAACGCCATCCGCTGGATATACGAGCCGGGCAGCTTCCCCCCGCTGGCACGTTATGAGAAAGGCCGGCTGCACTATGTCATCACGGATATCACCGGGCGCATTCAGGAGCTGCTGACGGAAGACGGCACCATCGTCTGGCGGGGAGAGCAGCAGCTGTGGGGCCGGGAGGAAGGCCGGAACAGGGACGATGCCCCCGCCTGCCGGCTGCGCTTTCCGGGGCAGTATGAGGATGAGGAATCAGGGCTGTACTATAACCGCTTCCGGTACTATGATTGTGAGGCAGGGCAGTATCTGTGTGCGGATCCGGTGGGGCTGGCAGGAGGACTGAATCCGTATGGATACGTTAATAATCCTCTTAAATATATTGATCCGCTTGGGTTAAATCCTTTAGCTTTACCTGCACCTACGTCTTTAGAACCATGGGGAACTGGTGCTACTTTAAATTCTATTCAAATACCGAAGGGTGGAATAATAGTTGAAATGGCTATGTCACCAGGACAATCCACTCCGGGTGGGTGGGCTACATTAGATCATATACCTGATGTGAATTATGTTAGAAATGAGTTAGCTGTAATTCCCGAATTTAAACCAGAAATATCGCATGTTCAAAAATTCTATATACCTGAAGGTGTTCAAATCCAAACGGGATCTGTAGGACCCCAGGTTTCTGGCGGCAAGATTTACCCTGGAGGAGGAACTCAGGTACAAATACTGAATTATAGAGATAGAGCAAAGCTTGTACCTGTTGGCAAACCGAGAAAAATCTATAGTGATAAATGTGGTGGCTGA
- a CDS encoding glycoside hydrolase family 3 N-terminal domain-containing protein, whose translation MNMIYKDATRPVPERVADLLARMTPEEKFAQMHAYWLVLSEEGDHRERSDMSDEFAGVSEQAVLGERLKIGVGQITRPLGTHIVEAKTGVRAANRLQKMLMEETRLGIPALFHEECLVGLLCKDATLFPSSLNYGSTWDPELVTRAARQIGIEARSAGCRQGLAPVLDVLRDVRWGRTEETFGEDPWLVGVMGCAYVAGLQGEKRDLLATLKHYVGHSFSEGARNHAPVHLGFCELNDTFLLPFEMAVKLANAGSVMPAYHDIDNQPGHSDAFLLTTLLREQWGFDGIIVADYGGVSLLHQHHGVSHDATESAALAFNAGLDVELPKDDCARHLATAVARGLISMAKIDEIVSRILTEKFRLGLFEQPYADESAVDLQSAVTRQVAREVATRSLTLLENNGILPLQGQPRLAVVGPTADDPLALLSGYSFPVHLIISDMVDNTAQVTTPLAALRHYLGEENVRYAKGCHIIEKRLAGAPVFPGDSSGKPMQSSPVSRDVSLIPDALAAAEQSEVVIACVGDLAGLFQSGTVGEGSDTDSLNLPGVQQQLLEALVATGKPVIVVMTGGRPYNLQGLEDKVAALLMAWAPGQEGGWAIADVLTGCAEPQGRLVVSVPKSAGAMPYYYNHKLKSGGTPFAFHFGSRYPFGYGKGWTEFSCEGITLQTPEVPIDGEIALQVTLTNCGERRGSEVVQLYVRDKVASMVRPVKELKAFQRVGLDAGARATLTFYLPVDMLNFTRRDGKRVVEPGEFELMVGNSSDNIWASVTVNVTGQTREMPTNWRMMSRCQVSGV comes from the coding sequence ATGAATATGATTTACAAGGATGCGACACGTCCCGTACCTGAACGCGTCGCCGATCTGCTGGCGCGAATGACGCCAGAGGAAAAATTTGCCCAGATGCATGCTTACTGGCTGGTGTTATCGGAGGAGGGCGATCATCGGGAACGCAGCGACATGAGCGATGAATTTGCCGGCGTGAGCGAGCAGGCGGTGCTGGGCGAACGACTGAAAATCGGCGTCGGACAGATAACGCGTCCGCTTGGCACACACATCGTGGAGGCGAAAACGGGCGTGCGGGCGGCAAACCGCCTGCAGAAAATGCTGATGGAAGAGACGCGGCTGGGGATCCCGGCGTTGTTTCATGAAGAGTGTCTGGTGGGATTACTGTGCAAAGACGCCACGCTGTTTCCCTCTTCGCTGAATTACGGCTCCACCTGGGACCCCGAACTGGTCACACGGGCGGCGCGGCAGATAGGCATTGAGGCGCGCTCAGCCGGATGTCGGCAGGGGCTGGCGCCGGTGCTGGACGTCTTGCGCGATGTGCGTTGGGGAAGAACCGAAGAGACGTTTGGCGAAGATCCCTGGCTGGTCGGGGTGATGGGCTGCGCTTATGTCGCCGGACTACAGGGCGAAAAACGCGACCTGCTGGCCACGCTTAAACATTATGTCGGCCACTCGTTCAGCGAAGGGGCGCGTAACCATGCGCCGGTGCATCTGGGATTCTGCGAACTGAACGATACCTTCCTGTTGCCTTTTGAGATGGCGGTGAAGCTGGCGAATGCCGGTTCCGTCATGCCTGCCTACCACGATATCGACAATCAGCCCGGCCACAGCGACGCGTTTTTGCTTACCACCCTGTTACGTGAGCAGTGGGGTTTTGACGGCATTATCGTCGCGGATTACGGTGGGGTGAGTTTGCTGCATCAGCATCATGGCGTTTCCCATGACGCAACTGAGTCTGCGGCGCTGGCCTTTAACGCCGGGCTGGACGTGGAGCTGCCAAAAGATGACTGCGCCCGTCATCTGGCGACGGCGGTGGCGCGTGGGCTTATCAGCATGGCGAAAATTGATGAAATTGTGTCGCGCATCCTGACAGAGAAATTCCGCCTTGGCCTGTTCGAACAGCCGTATGCCGATGAATCGGCGGTGGATTTACAGTCTGCGGTTACCCGCCAGGTGGCGCGGGAGGTGGCGACCCGCTCGCTGACGCTGCTGGAAAATAACGGCATTCTGCCGTTGCAGGGGCAACCGCGGCTGGCGGTCGTGGGGCCGACGGCGGACGATCCGCTGGCGCTGCTCAGCGGCTACAGCTTCCCGGTGCATCTGATTATCAGCGATATGGTGGATAACACCGCGCAGGTGACCACGCCGCTGGCGGCGTTACGCCATTATCTCGGCGAGGAAAATGTCCGCTATGCCAAAGGGTGCCATATTATCGAAAAACGGTTAGCGGGCGCGCCGGTCTTTCCGGGCGACAGCAGCGGCAAGCCGATGCAATCGTCGCCCGTTTCCCGCGACGTTTCATTAATCCCTGATGCGCTGGCCGCGGCAGAACAGTCAGAGGTGGTGATCGCCTGCGTCGGCGATCTGGCCGGACTGTTCCAGAGCGGCACGGTGGGGGAAGGTTCCGATACCGACAGCCTGAATCTGCCGGGTGTGCAACAGCAGTTGCTGGAGGCGCTGGTCGCCACCGGCAAGCCGGTCATCGTGGTGATGACCGGCGGCAGGCCGTACAACCTGCAGGGGCTGGAGGATAAGGTCGCCGCGCTGTTAATGGCGTGGGCGCCGGGGCAGGAGGGCGGATGGGCCATTGCCGACGTGCTGACCGGATGCGCTGAGCCGCAGGGAAGGCTGGTGGTGAGCGTGCCGAAAAGCGCGGGCGCGATGCCCTATTATTACAATCACAAGCTGAAAAGCGGCGGTACGCCGTTTGCTTTCCACTTTGGTTCGCGCTATCCCTTCGGCTATGGCAAAGGCTGGACGGAATTTTCCTGCGAAGGAATAACATTGCAGACGCCGGAAGTGCCGATCGACGGCGAGATAGCGCTTCAGGTCACGCTGACCAACTGCGGAGAACGCAGGGGAAGCGAGGTGGTGCAACTGTATGTGCGCGATAAGGTGGCGTCGATGGTGCGTCCCGTAAAAGAACTGAAAGCATTTCAGCGCGTCGGGCTGGATGCCGGAGCGCGCGCCACGCTGACTTTTTATCTGCCTGTCGACATGCTGAACTTTACCCGTCGGGACGGAAAGCGGGTGGTTGAACCGGGAGAATTTGAACTGATGGTGGGGAATTCCTCAGACAACATCTGGGCAAGCGTAACGGTTAACGTGACCGGGCAGACGCGGGAGATGCCGACAAACTGGCGAATGATGAGCCGCTGTCAGGTGAGCGGGGTATAG
- a CDS encoding MFS transporter → MMITSVLTTRDKIGYGLGDMASALVWQTATLFLAFFYTDVFGLPAAVMGTMFLLVRAIDAFVDPCIGALVDRTQTRHGRFRPWLLWFAIPFGVSCIITFYVPDASATAKTVYACLTYGLLSFIYSAINVPYCAMPGALTMDPHERHSLQSWRFGLSFIGGLIVIVIALPLVAILGKGDAQKGYFYAMSLMGVLGIALFFACFLLTKERFTPRSDSSGSMWGDLKLLAGNGQWRIVFIFNIMLLTAVVTRGSATMYYVKYVLLRPDMVFTFIVSGMIAALLGALLSARLLGKFDRVRAYQWTIVTFVIFASLIFFIPPGQVWTIFALNIAYSFIQNLTTPLQWTMFSDVVDYEEQRSGRRLDGLVFSTALFAIKFGLALGGAVVGWLLAAVDYAPNAAQQSATVLTTINALFSLIPAALFLGMALLLMIYKLNSQTADRIARELAQKRHLNAGDERPSPALNSAIQE, encoded by the coding sequence ATGATGATAACCTCTGTCCTTACTACCCGCGATAAGATCGGCTACGGCCTTGGCGATATGGCCAGCGCGCTGGTCTGGCAAACCGCCACCCTGTTTCTGGCGTTTTTTTATACCGACGTATTCGGCCTGCCCGCCGCCGTGATGGGCACTATGTTCCTGCTGGTACGGGCGATCGACGCGTTTGTCGACCCGTGTATCGGCGCGCTGGTTGACCGCACGCAAACCCGCCACGGTCGCTTCCGTCCCTGGCTGCTGTGGTTCGCCATCCCGTTTGGCGTAAGCTGCATCATCACCTTCTATGTCCCGGACGCCAGCGCAACGGCGAAAACGGTTTATGCCTGCCTGACCTACGGCCTGCTGAGCTTTATCTATTCGGCGATCAACGTCCCCTATTGCGCCATGCCGGGGGCGCTGACGATGGATCCGCATGAGCGGCATTCATTGCAGTCCTGGCGTTTTGGCTTGTCTTTTATCGGCGGGCTCATTGTTATCGTCATCGCCCTGCCGCTGGTGGCGATACTGGGCAAAGGGGATGCGCAAAAAGGCTATTTTTATGCCATGAGCCTGATGGGCGTGCTGGGGATTGCGCTCTTTTTCGCCTGCTTTTTGCTCACCAAAGAACGCTTTACGCCGCGTAGCGACAGCAGTGGCTCAATGTGGGGGGATCTGAAGCTGCTGGCAGGCAACGGCCAGTGGCGGATTGTTTTTATCTTCAACATCATGCTTTTGACCGCCGTGGTGACGCGCGGTTCGGCGACGATGTATTACGTGAAGTATGTGCTGCTAAGACCGGATATGGTGTTCACGTTTATCGTGTCGGGCATGATTGCGGCGCTATTGGGCGCGCTGCTCTCCGCGCGTCTGCTGGGGAAATTCGATCGCGTCCGCGCCTACCAGTGGACCATCGTCACCTTTGTTATCTTTGCCTCATTGATCTTCTTTATTCCGCCCGGTCAGGTCTGGACGATCTTCGCTCTCAATATCGCCTACAGCTTCATTCAGAATCTGACCACGCCGTTACAGTGGACGATGTTCTCTGATGTTGTCGACTATGAGGAGCAGCGCAGCGGGAGACGTCTTGACGGTCTGGTGTTCTCAACCGCGCTGTTTGCCATTAAGTTCGGCCTTGCGCTGGGCGGGGCGGTCGTCGGCTGGCTGCTGGCCGCGGTGGATTATGCGCCGAATGCCGCGCAGCAAAGCGCGACGGTACTTACCACCATCAATGCGCTGTTTTCGTTAATCCCTGCGGCGCTGTTCCTTGGTATGGCGCTGTTGCTGATGATTTACAAACTCAATAGCCAGACCGCAGACCGCATCGCGCGTGAGCTGGCGCAAAAGCGCCACCTTAACGCCGGAGATGAACGACCCTCTCCCGCGCTGAATTCCGCAATACAGGAGTGA
- the aroD gene encoding type I 3-dehydroquinate dehydratase has product MKTVTVKELVIGEGAPKIIVSLMANDLAGVKSEALAYRDAQFDILEWRVDHFRDLATDSSVPDALRAIRDALPHTPLLATFRRAEEGGEQAISLEAYLALNRRVIDSGLADMIDLELFIGDTQLQQMVEHAREKQVRVVMSNHDFEKTPPGEEIIRRLRKMQALGADIAKIAVMPQSKEDVLTLLAATLEMHQRYANRPIITMSMAKEGVISRLAGEVFGSAATFGAVKKASAPGQIAVDDLRAVLTILHNA; this is encoded by the coding sequence ATGAAAACTGTAACCGTAAAAGAGCTCGTTATTGGCGAAGGCGCGCCCAAAATTATCGTGTCGTTGATGGCTAACGATCTCGCTGGCGTCAAATCAGAGGCGCTGGCTTATCGCGACGCGCAGTTTGATATTCTGGAGTGGCGCGTCGACCATTTTCGCGACCTCGCCACGGACTCTTCCGTTCCTGACGCGCTGCGCGCTATCCGCGACGCCCTGCCCCACACGCCTCTGCTGGCGACATTTCGCCGCGCCGAAGAGGGCGGAGAACAGGCCATTTCCCTTGAGGCGTACCTGGCCCTGAACCGTCGCGTTATCGACAGCGGGCTGGCGGATATGATCGATCTGGAGCTGTTTATCGGCGATACGCAGCTTCAGCAGATGGTGGAGCACGCCCGGGAGAAACAGGTGCGGGTAGTAATGTCTAACCATGACTTTGAAAAAACGCCGCCCGGCGAAGAGATTATCCGGCGCTTGCGCAAAATGCAGGCGCTGGGCGCCGATATCGCCAAGATCGCCGTGATGCCGCAAAGTAAAGAGGATGTGTTAACGCTGCTCGCCGCGACGCTGGAGATGCATCAGCGCTACGCTAACCGGCCGATTATTACCATGTCGATGGCGAAAGAGGGAGTAATTTCACGCCTGGCGGGAGAAGTGTTTGGTTCCGCCGCGACCTTCGGCGCGGTGAAAAAAGCCTCTGCGCCGGGGCAGATTGCGGTGGACGATCTGCGCGCCGTGTTGACGATTTTGCATAACGCCTGA